In the genome of Nonomuraea sp. NBC_00507, the window GATGACCACTGACCGGCTCCGCCAGTCGGCGACCACTGACCGGCTCCGCCAGTCGGCGACCACTGACCGGCTCCGCCAGTCGGCGACCACTGATCTGTTCCGCCGGTGGGAGACGCTGATCCTCGCCTTGCTCGTCGGCGTCGTCGTCTGGGCGTCGCTGGGCGTGGACGGGTTCGCCAACGGCTCCAACGTCTCGTTCCTGCTGCTCGACACTACTGAGATCGCCCTCATGGCCCTGACCATGACTCTGGTCATCGTGGCCGCCGAGATCGACCTGTCCGTGGCCTCCACGCTCGGCCTGTCCTGCGCCGTGCTCGGCTGGCTGTGGAACTCCGGGCTGCCGATCGAGGCGATCATGCCGATCTGCCTGCTGGTCGGCGCCCTGTGCGGCGCGTTCAACGGCCTGCTGGTCACCCGCCTCGGTCTCCCCTCCCTGGCGGTGACGATCGGGACATTCGCCCTGTTCCGGGGTCTGGCGTACGTGATGCTGGGCGACCAGGCGGTGGCCGACCTGCCGCCGGCCTACACGAGCCTGGCGACGGCCTCGATCGGCCCGATCCCGCTGATGACGGTGCTGGTGGCGCTGCTGGCGGCGGTGGCCGCCGTGGTGCTGCACGCGACGGGCCTCGGCCGGTCGATCTTCGCGCTCGGCTCGAACGAGGAGGCGGCGTACTTCTCCGGCATTCGGGTCAAGCGCATCAAGTTCTGGTTGTTCGTGGCCTCCGGGGTCATGGCCTCGCTCGCCTCGCTGGTCTACACGTTCCGGTACGCCAGCGCGCGTGCCGACAACGGCGTCGGTCTGGAACTGGCCGTCGTGGCCGCCGTGCTGCTGGGTGGAGTGTCGATCTTCGGCGGCCGCGGCTCACTGCCCGGCGTCCTCATGGCGGTCCTGCTCCTCGGCGTCGTCCGCAACGCGCTGATCCTGGCGGACGTGGCCAACGAGGTGCTCAATTTCGTGACGGGCCTGCTCCTCGTCGCGTCCGTGCTGGCGCCTAACTTGGGGGCGGTCTGGCGACGGCGCACATCACCACAAATGGAAGGGAAGTCCCCAT includes:
- a CDS encoding ABC transporter permease is translated as MTTDRLRQSATTDRLRQSATTDRLRQSATTDLFRRWETLILALLVGVVVWASLGVDGFANGSNVSFLLLDTTEIALMALTMTLVIVAAEIDLSVASTLGLSCAVLGWLWNSGLPIEAIMPICLLVGALCGAFNGLLVTRLGLPSLAVTIGTFALFRGLAYVMLGDQAVADLPPAYTSLATASIGPIPLMTVLVALLAAVAAVVLHATGLGRSIFALGSNEEAAYFSGIRVKRIKFWLFVASGVMASLASLVYTFRYASARADNGVGLELAVVAAVLLGGVSIFGGRGSLPGVLMAVLLLGVVRNALILADVANEVLNFVTGLLLVASVLAPNLGAVWRRRTSPQMEGKSP